From Flavobacterium alkalisoli, the proteins below share one genomic window:
- a CDS encoding CYTH domain-containing protein has protein sequence MIEIERKFLVLNNSFKNEATGHKRIVQGYLSSNPERTVRVRLKGENGYLTIKGKGNESGTTRMEWEKEITPAEAEQLLQLCESGSIDKVRYEIPYGEHIYEVDEFFGDNNGLVLAEIELNDENDDFIKPSWLGEEVTGDNRYYNAYLSNNPYTSWKK, from the coding sequence ATGATTGAAATTGAGCGAAAATTCCTCGTTTTGAATAATAGCTTTAAAAACGAGGCTACAGGCCATAAAAGGATTGTGCAGGGGTATCTTAGCTCTAACCCCGAAAGAACCGTTAGAGTGCGTTTAAAAGGCGAAAACGGGTATTTAACAATAAAAGGCAAAGGCAACGAAAGTGGTACTACCCGAATGGAATGGGAAAAAGAGATTACGCCAGCCGAAGCAGAACAGCTTTTACAGCTATGTGAAAGTGGCAGTATTGACAAAGTGCGATATGAAATTCCGTATGGTGAGCATATTTATGAAGTTGATGAGTTTTTTGGTGACAACAACGGATTAGTTCTTGCCGAAATTGAACTGAATGATGAAAATGATGATTTTATAAAACCTTCATGGCTGGGTGAAGAAGTTACCGGAGATAACCGATACTACAACGCTTACCTAAGCAATAACCCTTACACTTCATGGAAGAAATAA
- a CDS encoding recombinase, which yields MRFRKPRPKATLEEFFKINFEENNLWEYKADEVDLLAELVDIIRPKDLKGVYSVDISDLIKLLRENENYSAGFSKYLKGILKNKRFNKILTDAGILTDADFFYEVRKRMFAKLIPDQPKKDTLEYVLNQVFFVKTDPIWIRKIPYEQIESLFDLVKFSSIYTSVAAKSPLAELLFAIDALIHRIAGRAMESEVIKMVPEYENLESPFLEFQKEFALLTEKLISEKNNFLAPKDLGYKQLLILHKQCLEYVQIAFKNSEKYGISLRVNQSLLRIRQQLFRLQTLLPLLVLEDVDCARKNSIKLSFDLIEYNCDKTNVRKLISESTQLLSYEVTQHTAKTGEHYITKDRNEYFKMFWTAAGGGIIVAFACIIKVFLSMMDNSAFGHAFFYSLNYAFAFIGIYLCGFTLATKQPAMTASALIRALEVGRKSQGVDEAEKHKAFAEFFARVFRSQFIAFVGNVLFAFPVALLGIWLIDEAFNYNLALTKWYKLINDLSPIHSLAIFHAAIAGVFLFLSGIIAGSVANRDKHEQMYYRIQEHPLLKLSLGRVKTKKLSEWYEKRWAGIVSNFWFGVFMGSTASIGIFLGLNIDIRHITFASGNLALGIYGANYNVSNAMLFWGVFGIGIIGLINFLVSFGLSMGLAFRSRNIPISEVRPVISSIWKHFKRKPASFFFPSLRSENKA from the coding sequence ATGAGATTTAGAAAACCCCGACCAAAAGCCACACTCGAAGAATTCTTCAAAATAAACTTTGAAGAAAACAATCTTTGGGAATATAAGGCAGATGAGGTTGACCTGCTTGCCGAGCTGGTAGATATCATAAGGCCTAAAGATCTTAAGGGTGTCTATTCGGTTGATATAAGTGATCTTATAAAGCTGCTAAGGGAAAATGAAAACTACAGCGCCGGATTTTCCAAATACCTTAAGGGAATACTTAAAAACAAGAGGTTTAACAAGATACTTACTGATGCGGGAATACTTACTGATGCTGACTTTTTCTATGAAGTAAGAAAAAGGATGTTTGCAAAGCTGATACCCGATCAGCCAAAAAAAGATACTCTTGAATATGTTTTAAACCAGGTATTTTTTGTAAAAACCGACCCTATCTGGATAAGAAAGATTCCTTATGAACAGATAGAATCCCTTTTTGATCTTGTTAAGTTCAGCTCCATCTATACTTCGGTGGCGGCAAAAAGCCCGTTGGCTGAATTACTTTTTGCCATTGACGCTCTTATCCACAGGATTGCAGGGCGTGCTATGGAAAGTGAAGTGATTAAAATGGTACCCGAATATGAAAATCTTGAAAGTCCGTTTCTGGAGTTTCAAAAGGAGTTTGCATTGCTTACAGAAAAGCTTATAAGTGAGAAAAATAATTTTTTGGCACCAAAAGATCTTGGTTACAAACAATTACTCATACTGCACAAGCAATGCCTTGAATATGTACAGATAGCATTTAAGAATAGTGAGAAATACGGTATATCGTTAAGGGTAAACCAAAGCCTTTTGCGAATAAGGCAGCAACTCTTCCGATTACAGACTTTATTGCCTTTACTGGTGCTTGAAGATGTGGATTGTGCCCGTAAAAACAGTATCAAGTTATCTTTTGATCTTATTGAATACAATTGTGATAAGACTAATGTAAGAAAGCTGATAAGCGAGAGTACTCAGTTACTATCTTATGAGGTAACACAGCATACCGCAAAAACAGGCGAACATTATATTACAAAAGACAGGAATGAGTATTTTAAAATGTTCTGGACTGCGGCAGGTGGGGGTATAATTGTTGCTTTTGCCTGTATTATAAAGGTTTTTCTCTCTATGATGGATAACAGTGCCTTTGGTCATGCCTTTTTCTACAGCCTTAATTATGCCTTTGCTTTTATAGGTATTTATCTGTGTGGTTTTACCCTTGCTACCAAGCAGCCGGCAATGACAGCTTCGGCATTAATTCGCGCGTTGGAAGTAGGGCGAAAATCTCAGGGAGTGGATGAGGCAGAAAAACACAAAGCCTTTGCCGAATTCTTTGCAAGGGTATTCCGTTCGCAGTTTATTGCTTTTGTAGGGAACGTACTGTTTGCTTTTCCGGTAGCATTATTGGGGATATGGCTTATTGACGAAGCCTTTAACTATAACCTTGCATTAACCAAATGGTATAAGCTTATTAACGATTTAAGCCCTATACATTCACTGGCTATATTCCATGCGGCTATTGCCGGAGTATTCCTTTTCCTTTCCGGTATTATTGCGGGGAGTGTGGCAAATAGGGACAAGCATGAGCAGATGTATTACCGTATACAGGAACATCCGTTGTTAAAATTAAGTTTGGGCAGGGTAAAAACCAAAAAACTTTCTGAATGGTATGAAAAGCGCTGGGCGGGTATTGTTTCTAACTTTTGGTTTGGTGTTTTTATGGGAAGTACAGCTTCCATAGGTATATTTTTAGGGCTTAATATTGATATTCGCCACATTACTTTTGCCAGTGGTAACCTTGCGTTAGGGATATATGGAGCAAACTATAATGTATCAAACGCCATGCTGTTTTGGGGTGTTTTTGGTATAGGCATAATTGGGTTAATTAACTTCCTTGTAAGTTTTGGGCTTTCAATGGGGCTTGCGTTCCGTTCCCGAAATATTCCTATATCAGAAGTAAGACCAGTAATAAGCTCCATCTGGAAACATTTTAAGCGTAAACCTGCCTCATTTTTCTTTCCCAGTTTAAGAAGCGAAAACAAAGCCTGA
- the dinB gene encoding DNA polymerase IV — protein MELPLRKIIHVDMDAFYASVEQLDNPELRGKPVAVGGGSARGVVSAASYEARKFGVRSAMSGYLAKKRCPELIFVKPRFDRYREISQRIRNIFLDYTDLVEPLSLDEAYLDVTKNKKGNPSASLIAQEIRKRIFEETGLTASAGVSINKFIAKVASDYNKPNGQKTVNPDEVLDFLENLPISKFYGVGKVTTEKMYQLGIFTGKELKEKSVEYLTEHFGKSGAYYYHVVRGIHNSEVKPDRIVKSVGTEHTFFENLVSEVFMLEKLDDIAKELDRRLHKKKIAGKTITLKIKYSDFTVQTRSKTLPYFVADRSLIMETVKELLYQEKPKDSVRLLGISLANLNTDVKEGEKKTVVAVQLKFDF, from the coding sequence ATGGAATTGCCGTTACGCAAAATAATCCATGTGGATATGGATGCCTTTTATGCCTCTGTTGAGCAGCTTGATAATCCCGAGTTGCGGGGTAAGCCTGTTGCTGTAGGCGGAGGTTCGGCAAGGGGAGTGGTTTCGGCAGCAAGTTATGAGGCCCGTAAGTTTGGTGTTCGTAGCGCCATGAGCGGGTATCTGGCTAAAAAGCGATGCCCTGAACTTATTTTTGTAAAACCCCGTTTTGACAGGTATCGTGAAATTTCCCAACGTATACGCAATATATTTTTGGATTATACAGACTTGGTTGAACCTCTTTCGCTTGATGAGGCCTATCTTGATGTTACCAAAAACAAGAAAGGTAATCCCAGTGCAAGCTTAATAGCCCAGGAAATAAGGAAACGCATTTTTGAAGAAACCGGACTTACCGCATCGGCAGGAGTATCCATCAATAAATTTATAGCAAAGGTTGCCAGCGATTATAACAAGCCTAACGGACAAAAGACCGTTAACCCTGATGAGGTACTCGATTTTCTTGAAAATTTACCGATTAGTAAGTTTTATGGTGTGGGTAAGGTTACTACAGAGAAAATGTATCAGTTGGGCATTTTTACCGGTAAGGAACTTAAGGAAAAGAGTGTGGAATACCTTACGGAGCATTTTGGGAAGTCTGGGGCATATTATTATCATGTGGTTAGGGGAATACATAACAGTGAGGTAAAACCCGACAGGATTGTCAAATCTGTAGGCACAGAACATACTTTTTTTGAGAATCTGGTGTCTGAGGTCTTTATGCTGGAGAAACTGGATGATATAGCAAAAGAACTTGACAGGAGGCTGCACAAAAAGAAAATAGCCGGTAAAACCATTACGCTTAAAATTAAATACAGCGATTTTACCGTACAGACCCGAAGTAAAACCCTACCTTACTTTGTTGCTGATAGGTCTCTTATTATGGAAACGGTAAAAGAACTTTTATATCAGGAAAAACCAAAAGATTCTGTGAGGCTTTTGGGAATATCCTTGGCTAATTTAAATACTGATGTAAAAGAAGGCGAAAAGAAAACGGTGGTTGCTGTACAGTTAAAGTTTGATTTCTGA
- a CDS encoding Bax inhibitor-1/YccA family protein, whose translation MNLKSNNPFLKNKSFTKPVEATVFDAEGRPVEIIDYNNTMTINGAINKSFILLFVLLASSFFTWYMVNNGQNPYVVAITGGLIGFVMVLIASFKPNYSQYLAPAYALFEGMFIGGISAVFALYFYPEIIMQAVLGTFVTFIVCFLLYRFKIVKVTEQFKSIVVAATFAIASYYLVSWILSLFTSWQPVHHGNSLMSIGISVFVIVIAALNLFLDFDMIEQGAKKRLPKYMEWFSAMGLLITLVWLYLEILRLLAKLSSRD comes from the coding sequence ATGAACCTTAAATCTAACAATCCGTTTTTAAAGAACAAATCTTTTACCAAGCCTGTAGAAGCTACTGTTTTTGACGCAGAAGGCCGCCCTGTGGAAATTATTGATTACAATAATACCATGACCATTAACGGCGCAATCAACAAAAGTTTTATTCTGTTATTTGTGCTACTGGCAAGCTCTTTCTTTACATGGTATATGGTTAATAATGGTCAGAATCCTTATGTAGTTGCAATTACAGGCGGATTAATAGGCTTTGTAATGGTTTTGATTGCATCTTTTAAACCAAACTACTCACAGTACCTGGCTCCTGCATATGCTCTTTTTGAAGGCATGTTTATAGGAGGGATTTCTGCCGTTTTCGCTTTATATTTTTATCCGGAAATAATAATGCAGGCTGTACTGGGTACATTTGTAACGTTTATTGTTTGCTTTTTACTATACAGATTTAAAATAGTAAAGGTAACAGAGCAATTTAAATCTATAGTAGTGGCAGCAACTTTTGCTATAGCCTCTTATTATCTTGTAAGCTGGATTCTTTCATTATTCACTTCGTGGCAACCTGTACATCACGGAAACTCTTTAATGAGCATAGGTATAAGTGTTTTTGTAATCGTAATTGCTGCACTTAACCTTTTCCTTGATTTTGATATGATTGAGCAGGGAGCAAAAAAACGCCTTCCAAAATATATGGAATGGTTTAGTGCAATGGGCTTATTAATAACATTAGTTTGGTTATATCTTGAAATACTAAGACTACTTGCCAAACTGTCAAGCAGAGACTAA
- the pyk gene encoding pyruvate kinase, which yields MPTRKKTKIVATLGPACSTKEVLKDMIDAGVNVFRINFSHADYTDVKERINIIRSLNDEFGYNTAILADLQGPKLRVGVMKEDVVVDRGDVITFTTAEDVLGTAERVYMNYKEFPNDVNPGERILLDDGKLIFEVLETNRVDEVKAIVIQGGPLKSKKGVNLPNTKVSLPALTQKDIKDAIFAIKEEVDWIALSFVRTPKDLEELQDLIAEHSSYKIPIIAKIEKPEAVENIDKIVAFCDALMVARGDLGVEVPAQEVPLIQKKLVNRAKTARIPVIIATQMMETMITSLTPTRAEVNDVANSVMDGADAVMLSGETSVGNYPVQVIERMTQIIEAVEDSPLITVPQNTPQVRTKRFITKSICYHAAQMANVIKAKAICTLTNSGYTAFQISAWRPNAHILVFTSNRRILTQMNLLWGVNAFHYDKFLSTDETVDDVNAVAKEMGYVEKGDMLINLAAMPVVEKGMVNTLRVSEIQ from the coding sequence ATGCCAACAAGAAAAAAAACTAAAATTGTAGCTACACTGGGACCTGCCTGCAGCACAAAAGAAGTATTAAAAGACATGATTGATGCAGGTGTTAACGTTTTCAGGATTAACTTTTCTCATGCCGATTACACTGACGTTAAAGAACGTATAAACATTATAAGAAGCCTTAATGACGAATTTGGTTATAACACTGCTATCCTAGCCGACCTTCAGGGTCCTAAACTAAGGGTAGGTGTTATGAAAGAAGATGTAGTTGTAGACAGAGGCGATGTAATTACCTTTACTACTGCAGAAGACGTTCTTGGAACTGCAGAAAGGGTATACATGAACTACAAAGAATTCCCTAACGATGTAAATCCGGGGGAAAGAATATTACTGGACGACGGTAAGCTTATTTTTGAAGTTCTTGAAACTAACAGAGTTGATGAAGTAAAAGCTATTGTTATACAGGGAGGTCCTTTAAAATCTAAAAAAGGAGTTAACCTGCCTAACACTAAAGTATCTTTACCTGCACTTACACAAAAAGACATTAAAGATGCCATTTTTGCTATCAAGGAAGAGGTAGACTGGATTGCACTTTCGTTTGTAAGAACGCCAAAAGACCTTGAAGAACTTCAGGATCTGATTGCAGAACATTCAAGCTATAAAATTCCGATTATTGCAAAAATTGAAAAACCTGAGGCTGTAGAGAACATCGATAAGATTGTTGCTTTTTGTGATGCTCTTATGGTTGCCCGTGGTGACCTTGGTGTTGAAGTTCCGGCACAGGAAGTACCGCTTATCCAGAAAAAACTGGTTAACCGCGCTAAAACTGCACGTATCCCTGTAATTATCGCTACACAGATGATGGAAACGATGATTACAAGCCTTACTCCTACAAGAGCAGAGGTTAATGACGTTGCAAACTCAGTAATGGACGGTGCCGATGCGGTAATGCTTTCAGGAGAAACATCTGTAGGTAACTATCCGGTACAGGTAATTGAGAGAATGACTCAGATTATTGAAGCTGTAGAAGACTCTCCGCTTATCACAGTACCACAAAACACACCACAGGTAAGAACTAAGCGTTTCATTACAAAATCTATCTGTTACCATGCTGCACAAATGGCAAACGTTATTAAAGCAAAAGCGATTTGTACACTAACAAACAGTGGTTATACAGCTTTCCAGATATCTGCATGGAGACCAAATGCACACATTCTTGTATTTACTTCAAACAGAAGGATATTAACACAAATGAACCTTCTATGGGGAGTTAATGCTTTTCATTATGACAAGTTCTTAAGCACAGACGAGACTGTTGATGATGTAAATGCTGTAGCTAAAGAAATGGGTTATGTAGAAAAAGGAGATATGCTTATTAACCTTGCTGCCATGCCGGTTGTAGAAAAAGGTATGGTAAACACACTAAGGGTGTCTGAAATACAATAA